The Schistocerca nitens isolate TAMUIC-IGC-003100 chromosome 2, iqSchNite1.1, whole genome shotgun sequence nucleotide sequence AAATAAATGAAGTGTAACCTGAACACTGAAGACGTAAATCTAGCATGCAATAATGTTAATTATAATTCTGCAACGGCTAGCAACGCTCCATAGAAGCTATGCTGTATTACGTAATTCATAATAATGCTGTCTGTTTGAAAATATGTTAAATCGTGGCTAAAACAGAGTAGAATTCTTTACCGGTTACTTTGTAAATGATGCCATAGAAACCGTCATTTATGGCAACACTTATTTGCTAATGCTAATGCTACGTACACATATGCAATAAAGTCATTTACAGAACACAACATAAAATCGTAAACTTTCTTTGACTGTCAGTTAGCCAGCATACTTTTGTCAATAAAATATGAATTAAATTTGAATCACTTCCAGTTTGATCTGATTGTCAGATAGTTTGAGCGACCTGGGTCTGTAAAGTAAGCTTTGAAGAATGTCCCAAAAAGTTACTATTACGCTGGCATGCCTGTTACGGAGCTATAAAAATAGTGGCTAGATCTTACTTTGCGATGCGTTGCTTCTGCTTATTACGAAATTTATTACTGGCGGTAGGCTCCATTGATTAGTCAGCAGCCTGAATAAAATTTATGCGCACAGCAGTCTTCATTAATTCCAACATCTTCTTGCGTTCATGTTCTGTGTCCATACACGTCCGGACTTAATTATATTTTGCCTTCCCACATACATATTATAACACCATTTCGATAACAATCTCCATTTGGCACTTGCGGGCCGACACACATGTCTCTATCACATCACAGACGCATCGCAACTCATCTCTGCCCTCTTTTCTAGGACTGCGTGCGTTCACGACAACGATGCTATTTTTCCGTGAAATATATTCTTCGTGTTAATTCAACATAATTTCTTTGACTCTGGCAGCGTATTTACTACTACGatctatgtaattatttcttatttattcatCCAGCATACGTTATATTTCGATGAAATTTAATTAATGGCAAAATTCATAAGTAGATGTAGTTACGAGAAATGGTTATAAACTCATGAAAGAAAGTAGCTGAAAAATACATGAGACATCGGGTATTACATATGACCTGCATTTGTGAGTCGTCGCTAAAGGTCATGCCCAATATGGTGTTTGTTATTAATCTTTGTAACAAGAGGCTCCCATTATTCTGGCAAATGCAGAGAAAAGACTACAATGTAAATGGTTTTCACAAGCTGTTCACAATACACATTGGTTCAGTTAGAATTAATGTATGTGCTGCACTTACCCAAAACTATGAATACGGTTTACAGTTTCCCagactgctcatagctcttacggaaaGCGTTTTGAGCCCATTTGTACTAGACATTTCTAATGGTTTGATCTaaaccacctctcaaagtatgcaGTACTGCTTCATTTATACCTATATACTGTGATTAGTAGGGGGCATGTGACACTTCCTCGTCGTACCCTTGACATTATCTTTCCCAGTatccattttgttccgttaagagcaacaTGTTGAGTTATATCAGGGTTAGGTAGCGAAAACAATCTCGTGTTGTGGTACAAAACATCTTTTAAAATTCTACACAAATGTCACAAATATGCCGTAATCTATTGCTACAACTTTCCTAATAACAGTTACATTGGATTTCATATACAACTTAGAGTCTACCAGACAACAGAGTACCATTACCATCCAGAGGAGACACATTAGCAAGTGGCAGAGTTGCGGCACTAGTCGTTTGAGTTGCACCTTATCTCCGTATTGTCAAGCTAGCACATGGCAGTCACATTACTAGACAATAGTAGCAGAGTGCTAGATGGTAAAGTTGCACCAAGAGCCGGTAGACAATGTTGCGATCTGTAATAATGTTCATTGTTTTCTACAGCACTGGTCGCAGTTGCGGTGGTCCAAGGACAACCAGAAGAGTCGACCACTGCCGCCAGCCAGGTTGAGGAACAGCCGTCAGCCACCATCCCGGCTGTGAGAACATTGGTGGCGGCGTCGTACGCGGAAGAAGACGAGGATACCATATGTGTCCAGGCAGACAACAAGTTCTACTTGTATGCTAATTCACTGAAGCTGTATTCTTGCTACCACCTGCTACCGAAGGGTACGTTACTTTAAATAACACGATTTTCTGTGCATAAGATAATCACAGACTATTAAGTATAATCTGTTGTGAAGAGTTCCAAAGTGAATGTGAGAATATGAGTTAATCGCACCATCAAGGTAAAGTGTTTATCCTTACGGTACACATTAACAGCGTGGACAATGCAAGATACGGCACTTTACGAAATTGCAGCTCATTGAAATTCTTCAACAAAACTATTCAGAGTAATTTCCAGTATATATTTAATCCTTTTTTTCCGGATATTTGTTAGACTCTTAAATGTGATGCATTTTTTATCTTTCTACGATGTAGAATCTGAGTTCTATTATCTGAATTATGTTGTATAAAGCGACACGAAGTTCTCCATGGGCTTTGGTTTCAACATTTAGCGAAGAGATATTTTAATAGGCAACAGATATTCGTGCTGTGGGGTTTATTTTGACAGTAACTGTGTTGCCTGTTTGGTACCTAGAGGACTTCCACAATGTCACTCTTATGGCACCATAAGAGAGCGAAAAAAGAAATTCTTTCCATGTAAATAGTTGATGACTTATTATTGTGTTATCAGTAGTAAATGTAAAATAGTATATATTTCTATTCATAGTTTCTAACTCTATTAAAATGTATtccttttatttattatagtttacGTGGTGAAACCAAAGAGTCTGTGTAAACCAGTCCTGTCAGACTGTCCCAAGAACTAGGAGTATTGCAAGTGTGTCGGCTCATCCTTGAGGAGCTGACTCGTCTGGGATTGAGTGAAGACGAGATGGCTGTGCTGTTGACTGAAGACATCAACAATTTTCACGGAAAGCACTAAATTCCAAGAGTGTAGAACGTACCTCTTTCACCAGTAACAAAATCCGGTGGAATCAACTTATCTTCTTTTATGATAGTTTCTGATTGCTTCACGATATGCAACAAATCAGCTTTACAATCAGGCTAGAAACTGAGTTGGAAGATTATTGTTTAAAACATGGTTTTGCCAGTTTTTTATCTTTCTGTTGGCCTTGTAATAGTTTTATTCTGACACAGTAAAACTGTTCTTTCATGTCGTCAATTGTAGAATATATTTCCTAATCTGTAGCTTTACATAAATAGTGGCAAAGTATAACTGGGCATTAATTATACACAATACATTACATCGATTCATGCTAACCATGAACCATCCAAATACCCTGTTCCTGCCTTCACACCTTGAGTGGAACGATGACACCGATGGACACTGCAGAGACTTATGACTGCCACAGTGCCTTGTCCTTGCCTTTCCTGGATAACACATGAAATAGTTGAAAGCAAGAATAAATGGTGTCTTCTCTGGCCGGCCATCCGACTGCTCCTCCTCCTCACCGATGGCCAGACCTGCACTCTGGGCAACGCCATCGCCGTGCCACTGGAACGACGCCATCTCCAGCGTTACAGAACCCCTGGTTGCCACACGTGGTAGCAACGCGGCCACATCCTGCCATCTGAAGTCGCCTCCCGAACCACAGACGTATACACCTGCAGCTACGATGCCGGAATATTTCGAGGGAACGCCGGACTGTGCCAGAAAATGGAGCGTATACAGAAGAATTTCTGCGCTCTATGAATTAGTAAAAATCTAACAAAGAGTCGTTGTATCTTCACCAGGACCCGCCCCTGCTGTTGTCCACATCCCCCATCCTTGGGAGGGAACGTGGTCCAGTTTGCATTTCTATCTTTATATTTCGCATATGTTTAAGTACTAGACTTGAATGACAGTTTATGAAATTAACGAAAACTTAAATGCAGTTGTATTTATAACGGATGTCTGTGAACTCTTCAGCTCTTATATAGTTAAATGCCATTGTACAAATACGGAAGGAATCACAGCTGCATCACAATCTTCAGTTAGCTGTCTGATGCAAGGCATTTTATGACAACTGTAACTTTATATGAAGAAATTGTAAGTACTTTCAGTGACACATAAGTGACAGCTGACAAAAATTAAGTAGACCTTAATTACAGGCTTAGAATATAGAAATACACATCTAACAGCCCATGAATATAAGGATATACTGACTGGTTAAACACATGGTCAGGTAGTTCTGAACCACGTCGGCAGTAATGATATTGgagataaaatatgaaaaaaatataacgCAGACTATTGGCGGTTTTGATATAGTCGGTATATCAAGCAGACAAGAAACGCATGCAAAGTAGACAGAATGCTAAGACTTTTTTGAATATGGcgatgcaaatgaaaaaaaaaatgaatttacgaAATTCATCCCGACTAGTGCGGAACATTTCAGAAAGATAGCCGTTCCCTAGATGCAGAATAAATTTCAgctacgagggcttgctgaaaagtaaatcTTCAGAATTCTTTATTCTATTGCCTACATCGGCTGAAGAAATACATATCACGGATATTATTTAGTCGATTTTTCCGCTTCCATCACTCAAACTGCCGGTAAAAGACATCGAATTGTAATGTGTAACATGGCGTTGTCTGACGTAACCTCGTCGGTGCCTCAGAAAAAAactcagaaaactaaaatcacgaATTCAAAGTGTTCGTCCAGACGCAGAGCACCCTCTCCTCCTGCATGATAGTGCCAGACCAGACACGAGCGTAGCGACGTCTGCAACAGTCTGACGCCTCGGGTTCTTCGACATCGATCATCGTACATTCAGTTCCGACTTTGTCCCAGTCTGTCATCATCAGCTTCCAGAGCCGaaggaacacctttgaggacttcactttgatagcaatGAAGTGGTGCAGGCAAGGTTGTAGTAACATCGACaatgtcagacattctacagtgatagCATCAGCATACTGGTTTCTCGTTGCGAGAACTGCGTTCGTCTTTAGGGcgactatgttgaggaataaacgtgtatatatgaagaataaagatgtagaatgtctgGCAGATTCGAGCGACAAGCGTCAGAGACGATGAAGCTATGGAAGACATCAGAACACTTGAAAGACTGAGGTCTGAATGCAAAATTAATAAACCATCTTTTAGACAATGTGGAGAACCCTCTCATAGCATTTGTTGAGTGTTCAGCTGTCTGTGCCGACCAATAGTATAAACAACTTCAGATCGATATAAAAAACAACTGACATTGTGCAATTGGTGGTATCTCGGCTTAAATCTAGGTACCTGAAGGTAAACGGAATGTTAAAAAATATGCCCTATCATATTATAGCGCCTAGGCTCTGGCATCTTAGTCTTGTTTTTGTACCGTAATTtctatatatgaaatgaaatgcgCATGTGAAGCCTGTCGTATAAAATACGAACTGACGTCTTTGATTTCCTGGCAGTCTATACCGAGGATATGCAGATACGCAGGACGCTTGAGGATCTCACTGGTATACACGTAAACTGCTGTTGGTTAACTCATAGCGATGTCCTGATACTGCTCCATAAAACTCTCTTAAGCGGAAGATGGTGTACTTGGCAGTCGTCagccgcgtggccgagcggttctaggcgtttcagtctggaacagcgcgaccactacggtcgcaggttcgaatgctacctcgggcatggatgtgtgtgatgtccttaggttagttaggttctaagttctagcggactgatgacctcagatgtctgtcccatagtgctcagagccatttaaactatttgAACGGAGCAGTCGAGAGGCCAATGTGATAATATGGTTTCTAACTACTCCACGTAACCGATTTATAATTTTTTGTACTAATACCTAAAGTAGACAATGAAGTACGTTCGGCCCCCATCATATAAGCTGTGTGGGACCCATAACGGCAAGATAAAACAGGCGATGCCTACAAGGGAATATTCTCATTTCTCCCTAGCTTGCAATagattcaaatcaaatggctctgagcactgtgggacttaacatcggaggtcctcagtcccctacaacttagaactacttaaatctaactaacctaaggacatcacacacatccatgcccgaggcaggattcgaacctgcgaccgggcggttccagactgaagcgcctagaaacgctcggccacaccggccggccttgtaaTAGGAAACCTCAGACACGATAACAGTACGAACTACCCCTTTTCATGTATAGTACAGCGGTTAACGAAACACATATATTTTGGGGTCATCGGTTATAGAACCGGTTTGATGCATAACTTCTATAGCCCATGCCAAAATCTTGATTGTGGAGTACTATTTGCACACAAAGTTCTCAATTAAATGTTGTGTATTTtacaatttctgtcttcccctaaagtttttaccctctgcatttAGATGTGCGGAATTTATTTCCTGATGTAATAGCAGATCTCGTATCGTCCATCATTTCAGCGttctccatacattcctttccttgccgattctgcagagaacatccTCAATCGTTATCttaccagcccacctaattttccttATGCTTCTACAGCACCAGGTCTCAAACGATTCTTTTTCGGTTCCCTCAacttccatgattcacttccataaacTGCTGTTATCCAGTTAtacattctttaaaattttttctaCAAGTAATGCTACTGTATCatactggtagacttcttttgcccaggaatgccctcctTACCTGTAGTATtcaattttatgtcctccttgctttctcTGTCGTTTGTTATATCCTTCCACACACCAGACTTCCTTCAGGTTGTTTACATTGTAGTCTGCAATTCTGATGTGAAGATTGTCGTAAATCTCATTTCTCCCActcctcattactttagtctttcgtcggattactctcaatccatattctacacGCAGTAGACcgtgcattccattcaactgaccTTTAAATCTCCCGCTCTTTCACTCATGATATCAATGAAATTAGTGAATATTAGCATTGATTTCCTTTCATCTTAAATTTCAATCCTCCTATTGAACTTTGcttctatttccgtcattgcatctttgatgtatagactgaacagtaggaaagAAAGGTCGCATCCTTTCCTTATATCGTTTCTAATGGTGCCATTACCTTGTAACGTTGCTACTTTATTTTGCTAtgtaagcggtgctgctattcaagaccataaaagtgggttaaaagctgtgagctgtctggggaagttaatcttgcattactaagcaactgtttcaccaggtatctagtctaggtttaccaaattcccaaccagacttaacattaattataatcttttaatagtcatacaacaaccgataatatatatataaaaaagagaatttaaataaaaagaaagaaatcagtttatatttggaaatttatttttaagattgatcattgaaatttcagcatattaaactttattcctaactaaactggtgccttatttaggattgtgaaaatgtgagattgcaatcttacggaacacatcaaatatggagccaagattgggagactgcatacaacactgcattcataaaacaacacacaaagaatgttgaaacgtatgcaagagaaagttaaccactaccaacagattcaaattttcacccaaagaaattacgttcgtagcacaattctgtccgtcatgtaattaccacacactggtatactaaattcatactaactctctgtgaaatcttcccaaaaagaatagctgagggctactttgatgattacaccacatgcttcacgtggtcaacttggtttacacaaagcgtataactccacaataattttgataattaaaataaattagatcgaaaagcaatttacaaaagaaaaacctcgaactggttactaacgtcttactgttaacctgacaggtcaaacagttatatagcacgtggtactggtctcgcaaagtacaccccacgtgggttgaacgtaaagaaaagttgctatattgaaaaatattgtcaagacgagacgttataatcacacaagcattcgcatttaagattgatcttagttagagttactgatcaaaacGTGGTTcaactttactcataaagtagtgacaaagcaactactggaaaataatctgaacttcacacgagaattacactgcgctgcaatttaagataaccttagatattttagagctaaacccgaaataaaggtgattaaattttcagttaggctgaacttaacaaatccattgtcctacggacttagcagacacgtgcttagccggagatcttaccacttcagacgatcgccgcggacagactgccttggtcccttcctgaggggtggctcacaaatacaaacggaagtggccagaggggcagcttcctataccaacatgacaacgcacggacaggaccatactaaggatagaaacctctttgcttttagaatgcgtagctacctgttctgacgttggtcctactgttctctagcagacaggcttgtctgctaccctcaagcatgaaactagaaatacatttgctcaccctctcacacagaagggaagggttatgacagtatcttatcatatgcagtatataaaagaaagctgatGTATGTtcagtatgagactgtgtgacatgaattacatataaactgtgttttaaagtgtagtagtgtgacagatcgttcttgtttatgtgtaaaagtaacacgttccactactcagtctcctcccagatagtcagaaacgccacagtaaatttagaagaggaatttatgccgtaaatgacaacagacttaagaagttaaacatgaaaggaatccaacagagacctttcataaccccaacgctccgggaaaagactgtgcagggaaatttctggccatgctaggacattcccaagcaggcttctcacaccctacttaaaccaaaagtgtaaagaaaaggcaaaaggtcaccagctaaaacacaataatttcaacaaatctttaaaatctgctaatttcaaaaagaaaaaaagaacacaatctgtgacacctatttaaaagatagtgtagacctaattcggtcagcaagtaaaaacaatggttcctgtgtcattaatatgaaaacaatttctgattgttacccttatggagttcaccagtatttgctcattgcaagagccaactgatcacaggaaaatttatgactgtttattaacaagtaaaatttatgaaaatagtaaaggtgccacagcaatttaaaaaaacatgaaaataacatcagtattataaagcagaacatttcaATGCACAAtacgcaaaaggaaaaaaaaagataagagaaaaacatgttttacaaagtggttatcgcaaaaaaattctatatcttataaaactaataatttgtagaattaaaataactatgtggcactaatttaatcactctactatatttcagttagttagcaaacaatgaatactgtgtcattatactgaaactacaataattatgtgattgttacccttaaggggttcctcacaataaatatgccccatgcaaaggctaatcgatcacagtccaatgagaatgaatagcaatctgactgataaacgaagcaatgccacttgaatgaatttacgaaacaaaatatcacaaatctaatacatcacacaagaacaaacattgatcaataaaacagtacaatagtcaacatctaaaaaaaacaccaataaataaaacacctgcaaaatacaagagtcaaagtctaaaaaaaaactataaatagaacacctgcaaaatacaagagtcagtctaataaacaccaataaatcgaacccctgcaaaacacacgagtcaaagtttctgtgacagaaacacacgtatatgcattgaactaagaaccgtataatcactgttcactgatacactcactagttccactgttccgatgcacaatataaggggcgggggaggggggttcgtcgccgcagctgtcagtagggattttcgtccatctgttgcgtgcgatcccgccgtctctgctctctcatgaagtttctcttggtggcctgtgtcacgtacatctcgatttggttccatgtttgtgttgtcaaattcgtgcggtatcctcgattgacacgccaggttgatattcctgggcaaggatgacaattaatggctcttcttttttgccacccttagcgaccagagaacatcgaaccatgatttagtgtcgcttgacaataggcatccatcaggaaatgtcgataggcgtcgttgacgtctgcaagtttctctggacagtacctgtcaaaaggctccacgcccttttatcccctgtcttttgtcgtttcaccgcggccgtctcgtcacggtcgcgtgcgtgtggtgcgttgccagcagatggatttccgcgcggtggaccgctcgcccatctcaggtcatcgcatCCAGGacggtcgcacggggcggccgcccattagctccaggtgcaatgGAAAGTGTTTGCCGCAAGTCCTTCTTTTGCTGTCgaccgcgctcccaaagtggcctggttgacagcgtgtcctgctgggaaacccgctagTGTACAACAAGCCcttctcctcgctgctcccgctgtctcgtaagagtttagccggttcgctttcacgttctgaACTGCATTTAAAgacattgttcatcatagttatgtgattacaaaatgtcatacataataccacttagtattgtctttcacaatttttaagaacaaaagtgagacttaattttttttaaataaaaaaaattagttgaatcgacagtataaaataaaagttaaatgacttgacaatgtaaaaaaatgaaagtgaaatgatttgacaacataaaaaaaataaaaattaaatgaactgacaatataatatttaaatccacatcactaatgtggttcacttacgttttaataaatcaaatgctactaattaattcactaaaatgaataggattatgccttgtgcaagtataggtcagggcagcatagggttcacatgttatttactcacacacacacacctgttgtctattctacaaactaactacccataaacatgcattactctaaattttacttcaatccactactagttaagccaacaagctacttcaatgctatttcaacaccgtgtatataccactacaacattgttctaattcgtcctcttcctgacgctcgccgcatgtgtcttgtcacatgataaatatggagaaactttccttaaacatacacagtaaaaagaacaatggttatttacacgcaaaaacatttataccagttgacacacctgataagagactcgcaattatacatttatcatactcatatattcacacataaaacagtaagaaaatttcatctaaaattacgttatcacaagaattaatcaggcagatgactctgagaacggtaaaaatatctgcattatacaggttatactacattttcttacccactttgctgcgatttcgttccttctttaagttacctttcgcttccaaatcagttatttcgcctgtggtggttattctggattcatttcccatgaatggcaaaattgtggtcacctctattctgtaaaacagtatcatcttaacatattgaacttacaacagacacaaaagatccgaatcctcctgtagtccaaatgacaaatgttttgcttcatccttatttccttaaaccaagctttccttcggtcccataatcaaaattatttaatcttcctctaccttcaagagggaaaatttcctcagtacaaatcatataggctgcagtgcatcccgcaccagcgaaaacagtaagctgtaatgctcacagcatcagcaaaacacataaacgtcgcttttccaggacaagtattaacgcagaataatttttcaggctctggctcaacatcagtcaagactacaaaaaggatccacatttccgttccattctccatttgccggaaaactgctcgtatttgactgccacaataatatttcagggcgacgtaaattacacaaaccacaattcttctttcaccttgaagggaatcaatatacttacgaaatccacagacagcactttacgtactcagctataaagaacaaaaaaagacatatatcatcaatattaacatatcatcgcatattgggaagccagtggtttaacaatcgtattatcgcatcctgttttcaagattccaaacttactcattcctttctcagagttctcatatcttaaaatattcatacagcacgcatactatagtaagagatcctcatttatactgacagatatagaatagtaatagatagatagtagcactgaaagcagaaaatcggaaacaaggctactaacggctggggacctgggtttgccagtcccataatacccacagatcggatattcccctgttttgcattaattcaacacagatcttgcttctctcaggagcgactcttttcaatttacacaaaaaaaccataaacagcatttcactcgttcacaaagaaaccttttatcttcacatttgaaccaacctaaatcctaattgcacaaggaaagaaaaaaacctaaaaacatcactttaatcaatcacatagaaacatctttatcattatttttaccaacatattattcaaaatgcatacgttacAAATTtcaactaatcaattctttctcctcaccgtcctctctacttctcactgtcctttctactcatttggcatgtcgctcatttgttccgattgggtgccttctgcgctgatcgtttgtcattgccggttttgttcatttccattttctgGATTAtttctagggttagccggccgaatttcaacatcatgagctgctccgcctacagtcctattcccaccgtattcatcgtagtatcgattctggttgccgtgcctgtagcgttcacgatcttgtccacgtcctcgatcatttccgttgttccacctgtgttcgcgactgtcgccccggtttctatacggccggtcgcgattattgttccgttcgcgtcgcgacgaccagtcacgccgttgattagtactacggccacgactgcgatcgcgctgctgtgccccgtaataactttgtgcctgattaggcaggcattctgctgtattatattccaactcttggagaagtgtcttaaacgtttccacgtcctctttgcatcgtcccgcaagaatgacgtggcgcaagtgcatcggcaatttggtgatgcatatcctaattagttccgcaggcccgtatgggtcgtatagaaattgatttgcctgcagcatgtggtcgaataggcgtgctgggctgcagaaaccagactggttcaaatttggcagcataattatgccatgtttgaccctatcttgtgccgcttccgaccaataggtggacagaaaggcttgtcgaaactcccgagtggagttgcagtgacgcgctgccgacctcatgcgaatcgccggttcgccttccaaatagccacacatgtattctatcttatgtgaacttgcccagtcggggggaagacagaactcaaattgctcgagccatgctcgtggatgtattcctttttgcgaatttcgaaatatctcaaactttc carries:
- the LOC126236556 gene encoding uncharacterized protein LOC126236556, which translates into the protein MKVALFFVAALVAVAVVQGQPEESTTAASQVEEQPSATIPAVRTLVAASYAEEDEDTICVQADNKFYLYANSLKLYSCYHLLPKVYVVKPKSLCKPVLSDCPKN